In the Arachis ipaensis cultivar K30076 chromosome B10, Araip1.1, whole genome shotgun sequence genome, one interval contains:
- the LOC107620992 gene encoding protein FAR1-RELATED SEQUENCE 5-like, producing the protein MSEADIGHMINMKKGGISVGQIYRALANQAGGYEYLSFTQRDMYNKIAKQRCQLPGDAYAALKYLEDQATNDPSLYFNHHMDADGTLRNLFWCDGLSRIDYSLFGDVLAFDATDKRNKYMCPLVVFSGVNHHNKTIIFAVALICDEEKDTYRWLLQQLKVAMNGKAPVSVIMDGDLSMKFAIEKEFPNAHHRLCAWHLIRNTTSNIGKPQFTFMFKKCMLGDYEIDVFRQNWFEMVEGFGVKNKNWVLDMYKKRYS; encoded by the coding sequence ATGTCCGAGGCTGATATTGGACACATGATTAACATGAAAAAGGGTGGGATTAGTGTTGGACAGATATATCGGGCATTAGCAAATCAGGCAGGTGGCTACGAGTATCTCTCTTTCACGCAAAGGGACATGTACAATAAAATAGCAAAGCAGAGGTGCCAGTTACCCGGTGATGCATATGCAGCTTTGAAGTATCTAGAAGATCAAGCAACAAATGACCCTTCTCTCTATTTTAATCATCACATGGATGCCGATGGTACTTTACGCAATTTATTCTGGTGCGATGGTCTCAGTAGGATAGATTACTCATTATTTGGTGATGTGCTGGCTTTTGATGCTACCGATAAGAGGAATAAATATATGTGTCCATTGGTGGTATTTTCTGGTGTCAATCATCACAATAAAACAATTATTTTTGCTGTTGCTTTAATTTGCGATGAGGAAAAAGACACATATAGGTGGTTGCTACAACAACTGAAGGTGGCAATGAATGGGAAAGCACCTGTTTCGGTTATCATGGATGGTGATCTATCAATGAAGTTCGCCATTGAGAAAGAGTTTCCTAATGCACATCATAGATTATGTGCATGGCATCTAATTCGCAATACAACAAGTAACATTGGCAAGCCCCAGTTTACCTTCATGTTTAAAAAGTGTATGCTAGGCGACTATGAAATTGATGTATTTCGTCAAAATTGGTTTGAAATGGTTGAGGGATTTGGTGTCAAAAACAAGAATTGGGTCCTAGATATGTATAAAAAGAGATATTCATAG
- the LOC107620993 gene encoding uncharacterized protein LOC107620993, with the protein MLTTPYVTSLQVKFILYAEECHKKLLLEEVMGQKFSHERVNSEHILYDQYEQEEEKHEKVDVDYMDKDNTNVEPMFDYHGFDEGYNIDSLEDIGIIEFWNIRDEDICKDKRLSAWKNRTRKSRAGVLKLKNFVCHREGFRLQNNYGIGNFKKKPTPETRCGCSAMMEIRLDVPSGHWFISYFSYEHNHPLLDP; encoded by the exons ATGTTGACCACTCCTTATGTGACCTCACTTCAG GTAAAATTTATTCTGTATGCAGAAGAATGTCATAAGAAATTATTGCTTGAG GAAGTAATGGGTCAGAAATTTTCTCATGAAAGGGTTAATAGTGAGCATATATTATATGATCAGTATGAGCAGGAGGAAGAAAAACATGAGAAAGTTGACGTGGATTATATGGATAAGGACAACACAAATGTAGAACCAATGTTCGATTATCACGGCTTCGATGAAGGGTATAACATTGACTCACTCGAAGACATTGGGATCATTGAATTTTGGAACATCAGGGACGAAGAT ATATGCAAGGATAAGAGGCTCAGTGCTTGGAAGAACAGGACTAGGAAGAGTCGTGCGGGCGTACTTAAGTTGAAGAATTTTGTATGTCATCGTGAAGGATTTAGACTGCAAAATAATTATGGCATTGGAAACTTTAAGAAAAAACCTACACCTGAGACAAGGTGTGGCTGCAGTGCAATGATGGAGATTCGTCTAGATGTACCTAGTGGTCATtggtttatttcttatttttcttatgAACACAATCATCCACTTCTAGATCCTTGA
- the LOC107620994 gene encoding uncharacterized protein LOC107620994 — MAPKVRESTSRKRKAPSTVAYELYRFYSTLYEEHYYNVVSKKTVILEAKFKLKADKYMEIQDGVYKQAHRKWFDKFSTIICNLGFTCSPHKNALFIRKSERGVVLLLLYVDDIIITGDNIDGISDFKSSLHYIFEMKDLGSLSYFLGLEVISSDDNIYFSQAKYAFDLLARLVGGLVYLTATRPDITYPVHVLSQFLSAPRTTHYVVALRILRYIKGTMFHGLHFSAYSSLTLQAGDSLISWRVKKQTFTARSSTETEYRALADTTTEVVLICWLLESRGLGCPSVVSN, encoded by the exons ATGGCACCAAAGGTTAGGGAAtcaacctcaagaaagaggaaagctCCCTCAACAGTTGCTTACGAGCTTTACCGGTTTTACAGCACACTTTATGAGGAACATTACTATAATGTTGTAAGCAAGAAGACAGTAATTCTGGAAGCAAAATTCAAACTGAAAGCTGATAAATACATGGAAATTCAAGA cggggtttacaagCAGGCTCATCgtaaatggtttgacaagttcagcaccaTTATATGCAATCTCGGTTTCACTTGCAGCCCTCATAAGAATGCTCTTTTTATTCGTAAAAGTGAACGTGgggttgttcttctacttttgtatgttgatgacattatcaTTACTGGAGATAATATAGATGGTATCTCTGATTTTAAATCATCCCTTCACTACAtatttgagatgaaagatcttggttctctcagttaTTTTCTTGGCCTTGAAGTCATATCCTCAGATGATAATATCTATTTCTCTCAAGCTAAGTATGCTTTTGATCTTCTTGCTCGA TTAGTTGGAGGTCTTGTCTACTTGACTGCCACACGACCCGACATCACCTATCCAGTTCATGTTCTTAGCCAGTTtttgtcagctcctcgtactactcactatgttGTAGCTCTTCGGATTCTTCGTTACATCAAAGGAACTATGTTTCATGGTCTTCATTTTTCTGCATATTCATCTTTAACCCTTCAGGCTGGTGACTCTCTCATTTCCTGGCGAGTCAAGAAAcaaacgttcactgctcgatcaagcaCCGAAACTGAATACCGTGCTCTTGCTGACACTACTACTGAGGTTGTCTTGATTTGTTGGCTTCTCGAATCTCGAGGACTTGGGTGCCCCTCAGTCGTCTCCAACTGA